From the Tautonia rosea genome, one window contains:
- a CDS encoding class I SAM-dependent DNA methyltransferase produces MRGDEAMEGATLAPTDFEDFVTRWEASGAAERANYQLFLSELCDVLGVPRPEPTRPDDSENAYVFERAVTFQNGDGSTSTGRIDLYKRDCFILEAKQGSEKPTEADPAALALAMPKKARKKGTAVRGTAKWDEAMLAAKGQAEQYVRALPASEPNPPFLVVVDVGHSIELFADFTRQGRTYVPFPDAQSHRLRLRDLARPDALDRLRLVWSDPQALDPTRRAAKVTREVAGELASLAKSLEASGHAPEAVAHFLMRCLFTFFAEDVGLLPEGCFTDTLRDLKAKGEARLFPEMVRSLWETMKTGGFSPVIRSNVYRFNGGLYENADALPLTDDQLDLLIRAGSCNWREVEPAIFGTLLERALNPIERHKLGAHYTPRAYVERLVMPTIIEPLREQWDAVKAAAVTLTNEDAPDEARAEVRAFLDTLCQTTVLDPACGTGNFLYVTLEHMKRLEGEVRDVLHALGDEQAVFEGYGMTVDPHQFKGIEINPRAAAIADLVLWIGYLQWHLRTLSGKTVAEPIIRDYQNIECRDAVLAYDRVEPVTDDQGNPVTRWDGRTTRPHPVTGEPVPDESARVPVLRYVNPRKAEWPEANYVVGNPPFVGNKRMRLVLGDGYVEALRQCWADVAETVDFVMYWWEKASKLTQDGKASRFGFITTNSIVQSFNRKPVQAALDNGLSLIFAVADHPWVDSHDGADVRIAMTVCAAGTLPGTILETVPTHDEDNAKVFRVQIGTITSALTVGVDLSCVISLRSNAGLSCPGVQLSGQGFVLGPEIADTFSEVTVRNLIRPYLTGRDLTQTPRRQYVLDTINLAEDELRKEYPDAYQWLFDRVRPERLHNPRPKYAREWWLHSEPRARFRKSLESLKRFVVTSRTARHRTFQFLDSICLPETKVLVFAFGDALFLGILSSRIHTVFANATGGWLGVGNDSTYNHSSCFDPFPFPVCEDHSSKRIRELSEELDAHRKRQQAAHPDLTLTGMYNVLAKLRSGEPLTEKDRAIHERGLVSVLRQIHDDLDAAVFDAYGWPHDLADEDILRRLVDLNRERAAEEADGLVRWLRPDFQAPDAAKPKPATQARLGLTPDDEPEPAKPAPGRAPKAAKLPWPKTLPEQVKAVRSALSSHPSGISPDPLARTFLRARADRVQELLDALVSLGQARELEGGRYVAS; encoded by the coding sequence ATGAGGGGCGATGAGGCGATGGAAGGCGCGACGCTGGCTCCGACCGACTTCGAAGACTTCGTGACACGCTGGGAGGCATCGGGCGCCGCCGAACGGGCGAACTACCAACTGTTCCTCTCGGAGCTGTGCGACGTGCTCGGGGTGCCCCGGCCCGAGCCGACGAGGCCGGACGACTCGGAGAACGCCTACGTCTTCGAACGCGCCGTCACGTTCCAGAACGGCGACGGCTCGACCAGTACCGGGCGGATCGACCTGTACAAGCGGGATTGCTTCATCCTGGAAGCGAAGCAAGGCAGCGAGAAGCCGACCGAGGCCGACCCCGCCGCCCTGGCGTTGGCGATGCCGAAGAAGGCCCGGAAGAAGGGGACGGCCGTCCGGGGCACGGCCAAGTGGGACGAGGCGATGCTGGCCGCCAAGGGGCAGGCCGAACAGTACGTCCGCGCCCTGCCCGCCTCCGAGCCGAATCCGCCGTTCCTCGTCGTGGTCGACGTGGGGCACTCGATCGAGCTATTCGCCGACTTCACCCGGCAAGGCCGGACCTACGTCCCGTTCCCCGACGCCCAATCGCACCGGCTCCGGCTCCGAGACCTGGCCAGGCCCGACGCCCTCGACCGGCTCCGGCTCGTCTGGAGCGACCCCCAGGCGCTCGACCCCACCCGACGCGCCGCCAAGGTCACGCGCGAAGTGGCCGGGGAACTGGCCAGCCTGGCGAAGTCGCTCGAAGCCTCGGGGCACGCGCCCGAGGCCGTCGCCCATTTCCTCATGCGCTGCCTGTTCACGTTCTTCGCCGAGGACGTGGGATTGCTCCCCGAGGGGTGTTTCACCGACACCCTGCGCGACCTGAAAGCGAAAGGCGAGGCCCGCCTGTTCCCCGAGATGGTCCGTTCCCTCTGGGAGACGATGAAGACCGGCGGCTTCTCCCCGGTGATCCGCTCGAACGTCTATCGCTTCAATGGGGGCCTGTACGAGAACGCCGACGCCCTCCCCCTGACCGACGACCAGCTCGATTTGCTCATCCGGGCCGGTTCCTGCAACTGGCGCGAGGTCGAGCCGGCCATCTTCGGCACGCTCCTGGAACGGGCCTTGAACCCGATCGAGCGGCACAAGCTCGGCGCCCACTACACGCCCCGCGCCTACGTCGAACGCCTCGTGATGCCGACGATCATCGAGCCGCTGCGCGAGCAGTGGGACGCGGTGAAGGCCGCCGCCGTGACCTTGACCAACGAGGACGCCCCCGACGAGGCCCGCGCCGAGGTCCGCGCCTTCCTCGACACGCTCTGCCAGACGACCGTGCTCGACCCCGCGTGCGGGACCGGGAATTTCCTCTACGTCACCCTGGAACACATGAAGCGCCTTGAGGGGGAGGTCCGCGACGTGCTCCACGCCCTCGGCGACGAGCAGGCCGTCTTCGAGGGCTACGGGATGACCGTCGACCCCCACCAGTTCAAGGGGATCGAGATCAACCCCCGCGCCGCCGCTATCGCCGACCTCGTGCTCTGGATCGGCTACCTGCAATGGCACCTCCGCACCCTCTCCGGCAAGACGGTGGCCGAGCCGATCATCCGGGACTACCAGAACATCGAATGCCGCGATGCCGTGCTCGCCTACGATCGCGTCGAGCCGGTCACGGACGATCAGGGGAACCCCGTCACCCGCTGGGATGGCCGCACCACCCGGCCCCACCCGGTCACGGGCGAACCCGTCCCCGACGAGTCGGCCCGCGTCCCCGTGCTCCGCTACGTCAACCCCCGCAAGGCCGAATGGCCCGAGGCGAATTACGTGGTGGGGAACCCGCCCTTTGTCGGAAATAAGCGTATGAGACTTGTTCTCGGTGACGGCTACGTTGAAGCCCTTCGGCAATGCTGGGCTGATGTTGCCGAAACCGTTGACTTTGTGATGTATTGGTGGGAAAAGGCTAGCAAGTTAACACAAGACGGCAAGGCATCACGCTTCGGTTTTATTACAACAAACTCGATTGTTCAGTCATTTAACAGAAAGCCAGTCCAAGCAGCTTTAGATAACGGACTATCTTTGATATTCGCCGTGGCCGATCACCCTTGGGTCGATAGTCATGACGGCGCAGACGTTCGTATCGCGATGACTGTCTGCGCCGCAGGAACGTTGCCAGGCACAATACTTGAAACTGTCCCTACGCATGACGAAGATAATGCCAAGGTTTTCCGGGTCCAAATCGGCACCATCACCTCAGCATTAACAGTCGGCGTCGATTTGTCCTGCGTCATCTCTTTAAGGTCAAACGCAGGCTTATCATGTCCAGGCGTTCAATTGTCCGGCCAAGGGTTCGTGTTAGGGCCGGAAATTGCCGACACATTTAGCGAGGTGACAGTTAGAAATCTTATCAGACCCTATCTAACCGGACGTGATCTTACTCAGACCCCTCGCCGTCAATATGTCCTCGACACTATCAATCTCGCTGAAGACGAACTGAGAAAAGAATATCCAGATGCATACCAGTGGCTATTTGACCGCGTTCGGCCGGAAAGGTTGCATAATCCTCGTCCCAAGTATGCCCGGGAATGGTGGTTGCATTCTGAGCCTCGTGCTCGGTTCCGGAAATCATTGGAGTCTTTGAAACGATTCGTCGTCACGTCACGAACAGCGAGGCATCGGACTTTTCAATTTCTCGATTCGATTTGTCTTCCAGAAACCAAGGTTCTTGTATTCGCTTTTGGAGATGCTTTATTCCTTGGTATCCTATCAAGCAGGATTCATACTGTCTTTGCCAATGCGACAGGAGGTTGGCTAGGGGTTGGGAATGACTCAACCTACAATCACTCGTCTTGCTTTGATCCATTCCCGTTTCCAGTCTGCGAGGATCACTCCTCGAAGCGAATCCGCGAACTGAGCGAAGAACTTGACGCCCACCGCAAGCGCCAGCAGGCCGCCCATCCCGACCTGACCCTCACCGGCATGTACAACGTCCTGGCCAAGCTCCGCTCCGGCGAACCGCTGACGGAGAAGGACCGGGCGATCCACGAACGCGGCCTGGTGTCGGTCCTGAGACAGATCCACGACGACCTCGACGCCGCCGTCTTCGACGCCTACGGCTGGCCCCACGACCTGGCCGACGAGGACATCCTCCGCCGCCTCGTCGACCTGAACCGCGAACGGGCCGCCGAGGAAGCCGATGGCCTCGTCCGCTGGCTCCGCCCCGACTTCCAGGCCCCCGACGCCGCCAAGCCCAAACCCGCCACCCAGGCCCGGCTCGGCCTCACCCCCGACGACGAGCCCGAGCCCGCCAAGCCCGCCCCCGGCCGCGCCCCCAAGGCCGCCAAGCTCCCCTGGCCCAAGACCCTCCCCGAACAGGTCAAGGCCGTCCGCTCCGCCCTCTCCTCCCACCCCTCCGGCATCTCCCCCGACCCCCTCGCCCGCACCTTCCTCCGCGCCCGCGCCGACCGCGTCCAGGAACTCCTCGACGCCCTCGTCTCCCTCGGCCAGGCCCGCGAACTCGAAGGGGGCCGCTACGTCGCGTCGTAG
- a CDS encoding Panacea domain-containing protein has translation MSYSAKTIANYFLGKSFENEISVSPMKLQKLVYYAHGWHLGLTGRPLIDEQIEAWPYGPVVDSLFHEFKDFGKAPIDRFATEFDFQGKRGGIRIVTPELPPADAGPSEAYVRGLLDRVWSAYGQYSAEKLSNMTHAAGSPWQIVCLKHKGRIPRNTDIPIDLIREHFREAIGKATV, from the coding sequence ATGTCATATAGCGCGAAAACGATTGCCAACTACTTCCTTGGCAAATCGTTCGAGAATGAAATCTCTGTGTCCCCCATGAAGCTTCAAAAGCTCGTCTATTACGCTCATGGCTGGCACTTGGGTTTGACCGGCCGTCCACTTATTGATGAGCAGATTGAGGCTTGGCCTTATGGCCCGGTTGTTGATTCTTTGTTTCACGAATTCAAGGATTTCGGCAAAGCCCCAATCGATCGGTTCGCAACGGAGTTTGATTTTCAGGGGAAGCGGGGGGGAATTCGTATTGTAACTCCGGAACTTCCTCCGGCCGATGCAGGTCCTAGCGAGGCATACGTTCGGGGTTTGCTTGATCGTGTGTGGAGTGCCTACGGCCAATACTCTGCCGAGAAGCTCTCTAACATGACTCATGCGGCAGGATCACCATGGCAAATCGTCTGTCTGAAGCATAAAGGCCGCATCCCGAGGAATACGGACATCCCGATTGATCTGATCCGGGAGCATTTCAGGGAAGCCATCGGAAAGGCGACCGTATGA